The following coding sequences lie in one Arthrobacter sp. SLBN-122 genomic window:
- a CDS encoding ATP-dependent Clp protease proteolytic subunit, with the protein MATVDPAAQDNYIYNRLLKERIIWLGSEVRDDNANAICSQLLLLSAENPEKDIYLYINSPGGSVTAGMAIYDTMQFIPNDVVTVATGLAASMGQFLLSSGTKGKRYATPNARVLMHQPSGGIGGTASDIKIQAELILHMKKVMAELTADQTGQTVETILKDNDRDKWFTATEALEYGFFDKIAAHAGSVSGGGGTSNGSSGDSASQN; encoded by the coding sequence ATGGCGACCGTCGATCCTGCAGCCCAGGACAACTACATTTACAACCGCCTTCTCAAGGAGCGGATCATCTGGCTGGGCTCGGAGGTGCGTGACGACAACGCCAACGCAATCTGCTCGCAGCTGCTCCTGCTTTCGGCCGAGAACCCGGAAAAGGACATCTACCTCTACATCAACTCGCCGGGCGGCTCCGTCACCGCAGGCATGGCCATCTACGACACCATGCAGTTCATTCCCAATGACGTCGTGACCGTCGCCACCGGCCTGGCCGCGTCCATGGGCCAGTTCCTGCTCTCCTCGGGCACCAAGGGCAAGCGGTACGCCACGCCCAACGCCCGCGTCCTGATGCACCAGCCCTCCGGCGGCATCGGCGGCACGGCCTCGGACATCAAGATCCAGGCCGAGCTCATCCTGCACATGAAGAAGGTCATGGCGGAACTGACGGCGGACCAGACCGGCCAGACCGTTGAGACCATCCTTAAGGACAACGACCGCGACAAGTGGTTCACCGCCACCGAGGCCCTCGAATACGGCTTCTTCGACAAGATCGCCGCGCACGCGGGTTCGGTGTCCGGCGGCGGCGGAACGTCCAACGGGTCCTCCGGCGACTCAGCCTCCCAGAACTAA
- the tig gene encoding trigger factor encodes MKSAVENLTPTRVKLNVEVPFEELKPSIDSAYKTVASQIQVPGFRKGKVPAKLIDQRVGRGYVLETAINDGLNGWYQAAVQESGIRPLSRPEVEITEVPDPSATDGGLKFAAEVDVRPEIELPDYSGIEVQVAAAESSEADVDKALDELRGRFGTLKSVDRPAADGDFLTIDITATIDGEEVDSAAGLSYQVGAGTMLEGMDEAVTGLSADEDAIFDTTLVGGDHAGEAAQVKVVVKAVKERELPEADDDFAQLASEFDTLAELREDLAKQAADSKIVEQGVEARDKVLDKLVEMVEVPVPDSVVEEQLEAHFQEGNGHGDGEHDTEEHREEVRANTARAFQNEIILDAIAEKEEVNVSQNELIDYIVTTASQYGMDPNQFAQIIDQSGQVPMMVSEVRRRKALAVVLGQATVTDTEGNTVDLSDFVRPGGEEAPAAEAADADAAEAPEAAVVEAEDATAEAKA; translated from the coding sequence GTGAAGAGCGCTGTCGAGAACCTCACCCCCACGCGGGTCAAGCTCAATGTTGAGGTCCCCTTTGAGGAACTGAAGCCCAGCATCGACTCGGCCTACAAGACTGTTGCGTCGCAGATCCAGGTTCCCGGGTTCCGCAAGGGCAAGGTTCCTGCCAAGCTTATCGACCAGCGGGTCGGCCGCGGCTACGTCCTGGAGACGGCCATCAATGACGGCCTCAACGGCTGGTACCAGGCTGCCGTGCAGGAATCCGGCATCCGTCCCCTGAGCCGTCCCGAGGTGGAGATCACCGAGGTTCCCGATCCCTCCGCTACCGACGGCGGCCTGAAGTTCGCCGCCGAGGTTGACGTCCGTCCCGAGATCGAACTCCCGGACTACTCCGGCATCGAGGTCCAGGTTGCGGCTGCGGAATCCTCCGAAGCCGACGTGGACAAGGCCTTGGACGAACTGCGCGGCCGCTTCGGCACGCTGAAGTCCGTGGACCGTCCCGCCGCCGACGGTGACTTCCTCACCATCGACATCACCGCCACGATCGACGGCGAGGAAGTGGACTCCGCTGCCGGCCTGTCCTACCAGGTTGGCGCCGGCACCATGCTTGAAGGCATGGACGAGGCCGTGACCGGCCTCAGCGCCGACGAGGACGCCATCTTCGACACCACCCTGGTTGGCGGCGACCACGCCGGCGAAGCCGCCCAGGTCAAGGTTGTGGTGAAGGCCGTCAAGGAACGCGAACTGCCCGAGGCGGATGATGACTTCGCCCAGCTCGCCTCCGAATTCGACACCCTCGCCGAACTCCGCGAGGACCTGGCCAAGCAGGCCGCCGACTCCAAGATCGTGGAGCAGGGCGTTGAGGCCCGCGACAAGGTCCTGGACAAGCTGGTTGAAATGGTTGAGGTTCCCGTTCCGGACTCGGTGGTCGAAGAGCAGCTCGAAGCCCACTTCCAGGAGGGCAACGGCCACGGAGACGGCGAGCACGACACCGAGGAACACCGCGAAGAAGTCCGCGCCAACACGGCCCGCGCCTTCCAGAACGAGATCATCCTTGACGCCATCGCCGAAAAGGAAGAAGTCAACGTCAGCCAGAACGAGCTGATCGACTACATCGTCACCACCGCCAGCCAGTACGGCATGGACCCCAACCAGTTCGCCCAGATCATCGACCAGAGCGGCCAGGTCCCCATGATGGTCTCCGAGGTCCGCCGCCGCAAGGCACTGGCTGTCGTCCTGGGCCAGGCCACGGTGACTGACACCGAGGGCAACACCGTTGACCTCAGCGACTTCGTCCGCCCCGGCGGCGAGGAAGCCCCCGCTGCAGAGGCAGCCGACGCTGACGCAGCCGAAGCCCCCGAGGCTGCGGTTGTCGAGGCTGAGGACGCCACCGCAGAGGCCAAGGCCTAG
- a CDS encoding IS1249 family transposase — protein sequence MICGRALVRNGKTAAGKQRYRCLECGASRSGERPDVSRRAELEAFLGWLLGTSSQSASTSLGTARSFRRRTSWCWTIAPQIPITGEIHDQIQVDGIYVGSWCCLIAVAGDHVLGWQWCDTEKKAAWTALLARFPAPIVVITDGGSGIAAALSECWSETAVQRCLVHVQRNVRTHLTGRPRTDAGKALLRLGRALTRITTAAEAAAWLGGLNDWHQTYGHLVKARTYRNGSAVVPGWVRANQTWWYTHDRLRKAYRLLERLSQAGTLFTYLRTEFAGLQIASTTNRIEGGTNAQLRLLLRAHRGMSEDHRKRAIEWYLYLHSEQSLQPAKLIETHHHTPPKTKSKAQKEQDPGPELYSTGLSADEGLSHRKGWAGRS from the coding sequence TTGATTTGTGGTCGTGCGCTGGTTCGGAACGGGAAAACGGCTGCCGGTAAGCAGCGGTATCGGTGTCTGGAGTGCGGGGCGAGCCGTTCAGGTGAACGTCCCGATGTGAGCCGGCGGGCGGAACTGGAGGCGTTCCTGGGCTGGCTGCTGGGCACCTCGAGCCAGTCAGCGTCAACGTCGTTAGGGACGGCCCGGTCCTTCCGGCGCCGCACCTCATGGTGCTGGACCATAGCCCCGCAGATCCCGATCACGGGCGAGATCCATGACCAGATTCAGGTTGATGGCATCTATGTGGGCTCGTGGTGTTGTTTGATCGCTGTGGCCGGGGATCACGTGCTTGGCTGGCAGTGGTGCGACACCGAGAAGAAGGCGGCGTGGACTGCCCTGCTCGCCCGGTTTCCCGCCCCTATCGTCGTGATCACCGATGGCGGCTCCGGCATCGCGGCGGCCCTGTCCGAGTGCTGGAGTGAGACCGCGGTACAGCGCTGCCTGGTCCACGTCCAGCGCAACGTCCGCACCCATCTGACTGGCAGGCCCAGGACTGACGCGGGCAAGGCATTGCTGCGGCTCGGGCGGGCGCTGACGAGGATCACCACCGCGGCCGAAGCGGCGGCATGGCTGGGTGGGCTGAACGACTGGCACCAGACCTACGGGCACCTGGTTAAAGCCCGGACCTACAGAAACGGCAGCGCCGTCGTGCCGGGCTGGGTCAGGGCCAACCAGACCTGGTGGTACACCCACGACAGGCTCCGTAAGGCCTACCGGCTCCTGGAACGACTCAGTCAGGCCGGAACACTGTTCACCTACCTGCGCACCGAGTTCGCAGGCCTCCAGATCGCCTCGACCACCAACCGAATTGAAGGCGGCACCAACGCCCAACTCCGGTTACTGCTGCGGGCACATCGGGGCATGAGCGAAGACCACCGCAAACGAGCGATCGAGTGGTACCTCTACCTGCACAGCGAACAGTCCCTGCAACCGGCAAAACTCATCGAAACCCACCATCACACCCCACCCAAAACAAAGTCCAAGGCCCAGAAGGAACAGGACCCTGGCCCCGAGCTTTACAGCACCGGCCTTAGCGCCGACGAAGGGCTCTCGCACCGCAAAGGCTGGGCAGGACGCTCGTGA
- a CDS encoding Fpg/Nei family DNA glycosylase: protein MPEGHSVRRLARQFGDVFAGDTLAVSSPQGRFSGGAALLDGHSLLAAEAHGKHLFLHFDNALVLHVHLGLYGAWSFGGDSTFTGASSIGAPRRVGEQEAFADGDDGGGAPYAGPPAPVGAVRVRLAGSHGWADLRGATTCETITAAEARAVLARLGPDPLRNLRGDAGRFAANVQARKAPLAALLMDQKVIAGVGNVYRAEVLFRRRLDPWLPGTSLPDSDARKLWRDIVAVMGDGVADGRIITTPPKYWTLDGTTAAKAAAAGAPVPPKSAHFPGGDDAHFVYKRHGLPCRVCRTVVLIADLAGRNLYWCPYCQQPQD, encoded by the coding sequence GTGCCTGAGGGCCATTCCGTCCGCAGGCTCGCCCGCCAGTTCGGCGACGTCTTCGCGGGTGACACGCTCGCCGTTTCCAGCCCCCAGGGCAGGTTCAGCGGGGGAGCGGCGCTGCTGGATGGGCATAGCCTGCTCGCGGCCGAGGCGCACGGAAAGCACCTGTTCCTGCATTTCGACAACGCGTTGGTGCTGCACGTCCACCTGGGCCTGTACGGTGCCTGGAGCTTCGGCGGTGACAGCACCTTCACCGGAGCCTCCAGCATTGGTGCGCCGCGGCGCGTCGGCGAGCAGGAGGCCTTCGCTGACGGGGACGACGGCGGCGGCGCGCCATACGCGGGCCCGCCGGCGCCCGTCGGGGCGGTGCGGGTCCGGCTCGCCGGGAGCCACGGCTGGGCCGATCTTCGGGGGGCCACCACCTGCGAAACCATCACCGCAGCAGAAGCCCGCGCCGTACTAGCGCGGCTGGGACCTGATCCCCTGCGGAACCTCCGCGGCGACGCAGGCCGTTTTGCTGCCAACGTCCAGGCGCGGAAGGCGCCGCTGGCCGCCCTGCTGATGGACCAGAAGGTGATTGCCGGCGTCGGGAACGTCTACCGCGCGGAAGTCCTGTTCCGCCGTCGGCTGGACCCCTGGCTGCCCGGAACGTCACTCCCGGACAGCGACGCCCGGAAGCTTTGGCGTGACATTGTTGCCGTCATGGGCGACGGCGTGGCGGACGGCCGCATCATCACCACGCCGCCGAAATACTGGACCCTCGATGGCACCACCGCGGCCAAGGCTGCCGCAGCCGGTGCGCCCGTCCCGCCCAAAAGCGCCCACTTCCCCGGCGGGGATGATGCCCACTTCGTCTACAAACGGCACGGCCTGCCCTGCAGGGTGTGCCGCACCGTCGTGCTCATCGCCGACCTGGCCGGACGGAACCTCTACTGGTGCCCCTACTGCCAACAGCCGCAGGACTAG
- a CDS encoding ribose-5-phosphate isomerase: MTSSPAFPRVHIATDHAGMELSAHLVSHLTGRGYEVVDHGPKVYDAQDDYPSFCINAALAVVADQQAGVHALGIVLGGSGNGEQIAANKVKGVRAALAWNLSTATLAREHNDANVVAVGGRQHTVEEATELIEAFLSEPFSNDERHVRRIGKIAAYEATGEVIE, encoded by the coding sequence GTGACTTCTTCCCCTGCCTTCCCGCGGGTCCACATCGCCACCGACCATGCAGGCATGGAGCTCAGCGCCCACCTGGTGTCCCACCTGACCGGCAGGGGATACGAGGTGGTGGACCACGGGCCCAAGGTCTACGACGCCCAGGACGACTACCCTTCCTTCTGCATCAACGCTGCGCTGGCCGTGGTTGCAGACCAGCAGGCAGGCGTCCACGCCCTCGGCATCGTACTGGGCGGTTCGGGCAACGGTGAGCAGATCGCCGCCAACAAGGTCAAGGGCGTCCGCGCGGCCCTCGCGTGGAACCTTTCCACCGCCACCCTGGCCCGGGAGCACAACGACGCCAACGTGGTGGCTGTCGGCGGACGCCAGCACACGGTGGAGGAGGCCACGGAACTGATCGAGGCGTTCCTGTCCGAGCCGTTCAGCAATGACGAACGCCATGTGCGCAGGATCGGCAAGATTGCGGCCTACGAGGCAACCGGCGAGGTCATCGAGTAG
- the pepN gene encoding aminopeptidase N yields MNLTRAEARERAELITVESYDVSLDLTRGGEVFGSTTTVRFTASPGAASFIDAVTRTVHSVTLNGTSLDPAAVSDGVRIQLPGLAEHNELTVVADLPYMNTGEGLHRFVDPVDNEVYLYTQFEVPDSRRMFAVFEQPDLKATFAFTVTAPSHWDVISNSPTPSPEEAAPAEDGSARSVWTFAPTPRLSSYVTALIAGPYQSVRSEVTSSDGRVIPLGVFARKSLMQYLDAENIFELTRQGFGFFEEQFGCPYPFEKYDQLFVPEFNAGAMENAGAVTILEGYVFRSKVTGAQIERRAITVLHELAHMWFGDLVTMRWWNDLWLNESFAEYMSHLAAVEATSFTSAWTTFASVEKSWAYRQDQLPTTHPIFAEINDLQDVEVNFDGITYAKGASVLRQLVAWVGPEQFMAGVREYFAKHSWQNTELRDLLVELEKASGRDLDDWGRQWLETAGVNTLSPELDVDPEGKLRSFAILQSAVPEWPTIRPHRLAVGFYNLDSDGKLTRVHREELDVDGERTEVPALAGLAQPDLILINDDDLAYAKVRLDAKSLATATAHLKDFGDSLPRTLVWNSAWDAARDGETPARKYVELILSNVAAETDSSVILVQLRQLATTLNFYVAEEHREATAVAAVDRLWDLASEVPGGSDAQLQFIKSFALLARSASQLDRVAGLLDGSVVLDGLAVDQDLRWELVASLVAGGRMGQDGIDAELARDNTSSGQNAAALAKAAIPTPEAKAAAWESIVVKGELSNALQGSAVAGFMRVLDRTLLEPYAEKYFAAVPGIVATRTHALAQQIVVGLYPALLTTQGTIDRTDGFLASLPAESAALRRMMLENRDGVARALRARAADVVQDGSPQ; encoded by the coding sequence ATGAACCTGACGCGCGCCGAAGCCCGTGAGCGCGCCGAACTGATCACCGTCGAGTCCTACGATGTCAGCCTGGACCTGACCCGCGGCGGAGAGGTCTTTGGCAGTACCACCACCGTGCGATTCACGGCATCACCGGGTGCAGCGAGCTTCATCGATGCAGTGACCCGGACCGTGCACAGCGTGACCCTGAACGGCACCAGCCTCGATCCGGCCGCCGTATCGGATGGTGTCCGGATCCAGCTTCCCGGCCTGGCCGAGCACAACGAGCTGACCGTGGTGGCCGATCTGCCCTACATGAACACCGGGGAAGGCCTGCACCGGTTCGTGGACCCGGTGGACAACGAGGTCTACCTGTACACCCAGTTCGAGGTCCCCGACTCGCGCCGAATGTTCGCCGTCTTCGAGCAGCCGGACCTGAAGGCGACCTTCGCCTTCACCGTCACGGCGCCGTCGCACTGGGACGTCATCTCAAACTCCCCCACACCATCTCCGGAGGAAGCTGCCCCGGCAGAAGACGGCTCGGCCCGCTCCGTGTGGACGTTCGCGCCGACGCCCCGCCTGTCCTCCTACGTCACGGCCCTGATCGCCGGCCCGTACCAGTCCGTCCGCAGCGAGGTCACCAGCTCGGACGGCCGCGTCATCCCGCTCGGTGTCTTTGCGCGGAAGTCGCTGATGCAGTACTTGGATGCAGAGAACATCTTCGAACTCACGCGGCAGGGCTTCGGGTTCTTCGAGGAACAGTTCGGCTGCCCCTACCCCTTCGAGAAGTACGACCAGCTGTTCGTGCCGGAGTTCAATGCCGGCGCCATGGAGAACGCCGGGGCCGTGACCATCCTGGAGGGCTACGTTTTCCGCAGCAAGGTTACCGGCGCCCAGATCGAGCGCCGCGCCATCACCGTGCTCCACGAGCTGGCGCACATGTGGTTCGGCGACCTGGTGACCATGCGGTGGTGGAACGACCTGTGGCTCAACGAGTCCTTCGCCGAATACATGTCCCACCTGGCAGCGGTGGAAGCCACGTCCTTCACCAGCGCCTGGACCACCTTTGCGTCAGTGGAGAAGTCCTGGGCCTACCGCCAGGACCAGCTGCCCACCACTCACCCGATCTTCGCCGAGATAAACGACCTGCAGGACGTGGAGGTCAACTTCGACGGCATCACCTACGCCAAGGGCGCCTCGGTGCTCCGGCAGCTGGTGGCCTGGGTTGGCCCCGAACAGTTCATGGCAGGTGTCCGCGAGTACTTCGCCAAGCACTCCTGGCAGAACACCGAACTCCGCGACCTGCTGGTGGAGCTGGAAAAAGCCAGCGGCCGGGACCTGGACGACTGGGGCCGGCAGTGGCTGGAAACGGCGGGCGTGAACACGCTGAGCCCGGAACTGGACGTGGATCCCGAGGGTAAGCTGCGGTCCTTCGCAATCCTGCAGTCCGCAGTGCCCGAGTGGCCCACCATCCGTCCCCACCGCCTTGCCGTGGGCTTCTACAATCTGGACAGCGACGGCAAGCTCACCCGGGTGCACCGTGAGGAGTTGGACGTCGACGGCGAACGCACCGAAGTGCCGGCACTGGCCGGCCTGGCCCAGCCGGACCTGATCCTCATCAATGACGACGACCTGGCGTACGCCAAAGTGCGGCTGGATGCCAAGTCCCTGGCCACCGCCACCGCCCACCTCAAGGATTTCGGTGACAGCCTGCCCCGGACCCTGGTCTGGAACTCCGCATGGGATGCAGCCCGTGACGGCGAGACTCCTGCCCGGAAGTACGTGGAGCTGATCCTGTCCAACGTCGCCGCGGAGACGGACTCCTCCGTGATCCTGGTCCAGCTGCGCCAGCTGGCCACCACCCTCAACTTCTATGTGGCCGAGGAACACCGCGAAGCCACTGCGGTTGCCGCCGTTGACCGGCTCTGGGATTTGGCTTCTGAAGTTCCCGGCGGATCCGACGCACAGCTGCAGTTCATCAAGTCCTTCGCGCTGCTGGCCCGAAGCGCCTCCCAGCTGGACCGGGTGGCCGGCCTCCTGGACGGTTCGGTAGTCCTGGACGGGCTGGCCGTGGACCAGGACCTGCGGTGGGAACTCGTGGCATCCCTGGTGGCCGGCGGCCGGATGGGACAGGACGGGATCGACGCCGAACTGGCGCGGGACAACACCTCCAGCGGTCAGAATGCGGCGGCCCTGGCCAAGGCGGCCATCCCCACCCCCGAGGCGAAGGCCGCGGCCTGGGAATCCATCGTGGTCAAGGGCGAGCTGTCCAACGCGCTGCAGGGATCGGCGGTAGCGGGCTTCATGCGCGTGCTGGACCGCACGCTGCTGGAACCGTACGCGGAAAAGTACTTCGCGGCCGTGCCGGGCATCGTGGCAACCCGGACGCACGCGCTCGCCCAGCAGATCGTCGTCGGCCTCTACCCGGCGCTGCTGACCACGCAGGGCACCATCGACCGCACGGACGGATTCCTGGCGTCGCTGCCGGCGGAAAGCGCCGCGCTGCGGCGGATGATGCTGGAGAACCGCGACGGCGTTGCGCGCGCCCTGCGTGCCCGGGCCGCCGATGTTGTCCAGGACGGCAGTCCGCAGTGA
- a CDS encoding OsmC family protein: MSLDEHWYALTVQWTGNRGDGTSSYRAYSRDHDVLIPGLPVLKGSADPTFHGDRERYNPEQLLLAALAQCHMLSYLHVAVKHGVVVTDYRDEATGLMRLNRDGSGQFERVVLHPHVTVADPGQAGLAASLHHEANQVCFIARSVNFPVEHQPVTVAA; encoded by the coding sequence GTGAGCCTTGATGAGCACTGGTATGCGCTGACAGTCCAGTGGACCGGCAACCGGGGTGACGGCACGTCGTCCTACCGGGCCTATTCCCGGGACCACGACGTGCTCATTCCGGGCCTGCCGGTCCTTAAGGGCTCGGCGGACCCGACATTCCACGGGGACCGGGAACGCTACAACCCGGAACAGCTGCTCCTGGCTGCGCTGGCGCAGTGCCACATGCTGTCCTATTTGCACGTGGCCGTGAAGCACGGCGTGGTAGTCACCGATTACCGGGACGAGGCAACCGGGCTGATGCGGCTGAACCGGGACGGCAGCGGCCAGTTCGAGCGGGTGGTGCTGCATCCGCACGTGACGGTGGCCGATCCCGGGCAGGCCGGCCTGGCGGCGTCCCTGCACCACGAGGCGAACCAGGTCTGCTTCATCGCGCGCAGCGTGAATTTCCCCGTGGAGCATCAGCCCGTGACGGTGGCGGCTTAG
- a CDS encoding mechanosensitive ion channel family protein — translation MVSMLSILPPATTQPDGVSIPGIVISLGIGVAVWLVATFIISRITRRIASGSNFFKKPMFKWVAPAIRALDHERRVQRAETIGSLLNSVVGVLVVVITGMYVLQNLDINIAPLLTSVGILGVAIGFGAQQLIRDFLAGIFITIEDQYGIGDVIETSEVVGVVESMGLRITRVRSDDGAIWYLRNGEILRVGNRSQGRYVPLHESDDGTTDQGSAHVETKKTDQKAGE, via the coding sequence ATGGTCAGCATGTTGTCCATCCTTCCCCCTGCCACAACCCAGCCCGATGGCGTCAGCATCCCAGGCATCGTGATCAGCTTGGGCATCGGCGTCGCCGTCTGGCTGGTGGCCACGTTCATCATCTCCCGCATCACCAGGCGCATTGCCTCCGGAAGCAATTTCTTCAAGAAGCCGATGTTTAAATGGGTGGCGCCGGCCATCCGCGCCCTGGACCATGAGCGGCGGGTACAGCGCGCAGAAACCATCGGTTCACTCCTGAACAGCGTGGTGGGCGTGCTGGTGGTGGTCATCACCGGCATGTACGTCCTGCAGAACCTGGACATCAACATCGCACCGCTGCTGACCAGCGTGGGTATCCTGGGTGTGGCCATCGGCTTCGGCGCCCAACAGCTGATCCGCGACTTCCTGGCCGGCATCTTCATTACCATTGAAGACCAGTACGGGATTGGCGATGTCATCGAGACCAGCGAAGTGGTGGGCGTGGTGGAGTCCATGGGTTTGCGGATCACCCGCGTCCGCTCCGACGACGGCGCCATCTGGTACCTGCGCAACGGTGAGATCCTCCGCGTGGGCAACCGCTCGCAGGGCCGGTACGTTCCGCTGCACGAGTCCGACGACGGGACCACCGACCAGGGCTCGGCCCATGTTGAGACCAAGAAGACAGACCAGAAAGCCGGGGAATAG
- a CDS encoding globin yields the protein MSLPIEPRPAQRPQLMQNDPFSKPGYTDSFYDAVGGHETFVKLIDVFYDGVATDPLLRPMYPEEDLAPAKRRFLMFLEQYWGGPTTYGEERGHPRLRMRHTPFKVTPEAKDRWLFHMRTAVDALELPPLYEGTLWEYMERAALSMVNSASEA from the coding sequence ATGTCGCTTCCCATTGAACCGCGCCCAGCGCAGCGGCCCCAGTTGATGCAGAACGATCCGTTCAGCAAGCCGGGCTACACCGACAGCTTCTATGACGCGGTGGGCGGCCACGAGACGTTCGTGAAGCTCATCGATGTTTTTTACGACGGCGTGGCCACCGATCCGCTGCTCCGCCCGATGTATCCGGAAGAGGACCTGGCGCCTGCAAAGCGCCGATTCCTGATGTTCCTCGAGCAGTACTGGGGCGGGCCCACGACCTATGGCGAGGAGCGCGGCCACCCGCGCCTGCGCATGCGGCACACGCCGTTCAAGGTGACGCCCGAGGCCAAGGACCGCTGGCTGTTCCACATGCGCACCGCCGTGGACGCCCTGGAGCTGCCACCGCTGTACGAGGGCACATTGTGGGAGTACATGGAGCGGGCGGCGCTGTCCATGGTGAACAGCGCTTCCGAGGCCTGA
- a CDS encoding acyl-CoA thioesterase — MTEAEAGLLAPPSGDPTSSLIELLDLGELEGARTDEDIFLGPSQQQPHHRVFGGQVLAQSLVASIRTVDPERFVHSMHGYFLRPGDANKPITFGVQRLRDGRSFSARRVHAYQDGVPILSMIASFQGEDEGIEHSLAMPEGIPDPESLPSTADLLGRFDHPVARHWAYERPFDIRHVDTPLYVSAEGPREARNAVWMKTFGPMPDNSNLHRAALAYASDYTLLESILRRHGLSWITPGMNVASLDHAMWWHRPARVDEWLLYVQESPSAQGARGLATGRIFSRDGQHVATVAQEGMVRVPADPADT, encoded by the coding sequence ATGACTGAAGCCGAAGCCGGACTCCTGGCCCCGCCAAGCGGAGACCCCACCTCATCGCTGATCGAACTGCTGGACCTTGGTGAGCTTGAGGGCGCCCGGACGGACGAGGATATTTTCCTGGGCCCCTCACAGCAGCAGCCGCACCACAGGGTGTTCGGCGGGCAGGTCCTGGCACAGTCACTCGTGGCGTCCATCCGGACAGTGGATCCTGAACGATTCGTCCACTCAATGCATGGCTACTTCCTGCGGCCCGGTGATGCCAACAAGCCCATTACCTTCGGTGTGCAGCGGCTGCGCGACGGCCGGTCGTTTTCCGCCCGGCGTGTCCACGCCTACCAGGACGGGGTGCCCATCCTGTCCATGATTGCCTCTTTCCAGGGCGAGGACGAAGGGATCGAGCATTCGCTGGCGATGCCGGAAGGGATCCCGGACCCCGAATCATTGCCCAGCACCGCAGACCTGCTGGGACGGTTCGACCATCCGGTGGCCCGGCACTGGGCGTATGAGCGGCCCTTCGACATCCGCCATGTCGATACGCCGTTGTACGTTTCGGCAGAGGGGCCGCGGGAGGCCCGCAATGCCGTCTGGATGAAGACGTTCGGGCCGATGCCGGACAACTCCAATCTGCACCGCGCCGCCCTGGCCTACGCCAGCGACTACACACTGCTCGAATCCATCCTTCGGCGGCATGGGCTTAGCTGGATCACCCCCGGCATGAATGTTGCCAGCCTGGACCACGCGATGTGGTGGCACCGCCCGGCGCGGGTGGATGAATGGCTGCTCTACGTCCAGGAGTCGCCCAGCGCGCAGGGCGCACGCGGCCTGGCCACCGGCAGGATCTTCAGCCGCGACGGCCAGCACGTGGCCACGGTGGCGCAGGAGGGAATGGTGCGCGTTCCCGCCGACCCCGCGGACACGTAG